Proteins found in one Schistocerca serialis cubense isolate TAMUIC-IGC-003099 chromosome 5, iqSchSeri2.2, whole genome shotgun sequence genomic segment:
- the LOC126481599 gene encoding N-alpha-acetyltransferase 20-like has translation MTTLRPFTCNDMFKFNNVNLTETYGLSFYMQYLAHWPEYFQVAESSNGEIIGCIMGKVEGHGESWQGYVTALPVSPEYRRLGLAATLMAWLQDVSEKKRAYFVDLFVRVSNKVAINMYKTLGYIVYRTVLEYCSGDPDESAVDMRKALSRDVKKKSTISLTHPVRPDEVD, from the coding sequence ATGACAACCCTGAGGCCCTTCACTTGTAATGACATGTTCAAATTCAATAATGTGAATCTGactgaaacttatggcttgtctttctaCATGCAGTACCTCGCTCACTGGCCTGAATATTTTCAAGTGGCAGAATCATCAAATGGGGAAATCATTGGTTGCATTATGGGCAAGGTAGAGGGCCACGGAGAAAGCTGGCAGGGTTACGTGACAGCATTGCCGGTGTCACCAGAGTACCGTCGACTGGGGTTGGCGGCAACACTAATGGCCTGGCTCCAGGACGTGTCGGAGAAAAAGCGCGCCTACTTTGTTGATCTGTTCGTACGTGTCTCCAACAAAGTTGCAATAAACATGTACAAGACCCTAGGGTACATTGTATACAGGACTGTTTTGGAATACTGTTCAGGTGATCCTGATGAAAGTGCTGTTGATATGCGGAAAGCCCTATCTAGGGACGTGAAGAAAAAGTCGACGATTTCGCTGACTCATCCTGTACGACCAGACGAAGTGGACTGA